From Halobacterium sp. R2-5, the proteins below share one genomic window:
- a CDS encoding sulfurtransferase TusA family protein, with protein sequence MAVPDVPDTAPDADPDHTVDNRGRGCANGIVRVQRALEDLSPGSVLEIKSTDRRAKTEYPKLAAETPHDLLAVVEERRRVLRKQYTTYLEIHE encoded by the coding sequence ATGGCGGTCCCCGACGTCCCCGACACCGCGCCCGACGCCGACCCCGACCACACCGTCGACAACCGCGGCCGCGGCTGCGCGAACGGCATCGTACGCGTCCAGCGCGCGCTCGAAGACCTCTCCCCGGGCTCGGTCCTCGAAATCAAGAGCACCGACCGGCGCGCGAAGACCGAGTACCCGAAGCTCGCCGCCGAGACCCCCCACGACCTCCTCGCAGTCGTCGAGGAGCGCCGCCGCGTCCTCCGCAAGCAGTACACCACCTACCTCGAAATCCATGAGTGA
- a CDS encoding DUF4350 domain-containing protein: MRVREVARPAGVVAVVAAVVVAAAFAGGPLLDAQSQSSDAPDAPAYDTNALVAEPVEDGGDVTAPESDDSKVVVVDVSHGNGVSEDAIQPLVDALVAAGHEVRVSGGSGTSSIGAKPGAAFNETLRGADALVVASPATAYTPNEVAGVEAFEDAGGRVLLAAEPPATGTSTSTVSIPGLSSGGTTSAGGQPTNLASAFGVSFGDGYLYDMAENANNFRAVYGGGDSGVAEGVGDAVLQDATPVTTGGDAEAVLSASDVSLSSTRDAGTYAVAARNGNVLAVGDTDFMTSGVATAGDNDALLSNVAAFLVTGDKEAGAPSNGGAAGQPGGQPGGTNGSTFATV, encoded by the coding sequence ATGCGAGTGCGTGAGGTGGCTCGCCCCGCTGGGGTCGTCGCCGTGGTGGCGGCGGTCGTCGTCGCGGCGGCGTTCGCGGGCGGCCCGCTGCTGGACGCCCAGTCGCAGTCCTCGGACGCGCCGGACGCGCCGGCGTACGACACGAACGCGCTCGTCGCCGAACCCGTCGAGGACGGCGGCGACGTCACCGCGCCCGAGAGCGACGACTCGAAGGTCGTCGTGGTGGACGTGAGCCACGGCAACGGCGTCAGCGAGGACGCGATTCAGCCGCTCGTCGACGCGCTCGTCGCCGCGGGCCACGAGGTCCGCGTGAGCGGCGGCAGCGGGACGTCGTCCATCGGCGCGAAGCCGGGCGCGGCGTTCAACGAGACGCTGCGCGGCGCGGACGCGCTGGTCGTCGCGAGCCCCGCGACGGCGTACACGCCCAACGAGGTCGCCGGCGTCGAGGCGTTCGAGGACGCGGGCGGCCGCGTGCTGCTCGCCGCGGAGCCGCCGGCGACGGGCACGTCGACGTCGACGGTCTCGATACCCGGGCTGTCGTCCGGCGGGACGACGTCGGCGGGCGGCCAGCCGACGAACCTCGCGTCCGCGTTCGGCGTGTCGTTCGGTGACGGCTACCTCTACGACATGGCCGAGAACGCGAACAACTTCCGAGCCGTCTACGGCGGCGGCGACAGCGGCGTCGCCGAGGGCGTCGGAGACGCGGTCCTCCAGGACGCCACGCCCGTGACGACGGGCGGGGACGCGGAGGCCGTGCTCTCCGCGAGCGACGTGTCGCTGTCCTCGACGCGCGACGCGGGGACGTACGCGGTCGCCGCGCGCAACGGGAACGTGCTCGCGGTCGGCGACACCGACTTCATGACGTCCGGCGTCGCGACCGCTGGCGACAACGACGCGCTGCTGAGCAACGTCGCGGCGTTCCTCGTGACCGGAGACAAAGAAGCGGGCGCGCCGAGCAACGGCGGCGCGGCCGGTCAGCCGGGCGGCCAGCCCGGCGGAACGAACGGCTCGACGTTCGCGACCGTCTGA
- a CDS encoding ATP-binding protein — MGSLRRQLPVAVVVGLALGLLATSAAHHASEVTRINHTSGPLSAFAVDAVPALILLSAAYWLHNTPFGARHRWLVVAWSTAGTVVFTGVTAATIAIREFEGRSVTEPAFPLLVDAGVGAVAGFAAGVFYVRAQRDAERARRARHAFSLVNDVLRHDVRNSLGVVRGHTEMVAESTDDEDVEARANTIREQTDDALDRIENADIIARTISDDAALGPVDLAAVAETVAERVANAYSVTVATDLPENADVRANDAVRSVVDNLVENAAEHNDADDPRVTVAVDLREDAVRLEVRDNGPGVPDDVLADADGGLDLVATLVDHYGGELHVSENEPRGTVFAVDLPRAGVD; from the coding sequence ATGGGGAGTTTGCGACGACAGCTACCAGTCGCCGTCGTGGTGGGGCTCGCGCTGGGTCTGCTCGCCACCTCGGCCGCCCACCACGCCAGCGAAGTCACTCGCATCAACCACACGAGCGGGCCGCTCTCCGCGTTCGCTGTGGACGCCGTCCCCGCGCTCATCTTGCTGTCCGCGGCCTACTGGTTGCACAACACGCCCTTCGGCGCGAGACACCGCTGGCTCGTCGTCGCCTGGTCGACCGCGGGGACCGTCGTTTTCACCGGCGTCACCGCCGCAACTATCGCCATCCGCGAGTTCGAGGGACGGAGCGTCACGGAGCCGGCGTTCCCGCTGCTCGTGGACGCCGGCGTCGGTGCCGTCGCCGGGTTCGCCGCGGGCGTCTTCTACGTCCGCGCGCAGCGTGACGCCGAGCGCGCCCGCCGCGCCCGCCACGCGTTCTCGCTCGTCAACGACGTGCTCCGCCACGACGTCCGGAACAGCCTCGGCGTCGTCCGCGGGCACACCGAGATGGTCGCTGAATCGACTGACGACGAGGACGTCGAAGCCCGCGCGAACACGATCCGCGAGCAGACCGACGACGCACTCGACCGCATCGAGAACGCCGACATCATCGCGCGGACCATCAGCGACGACGCCGCCCTCGGACCCGTCGACCTCGCCGCCGTCGCGGAGACAGTCGCCGAACGCGTCGCGAACGCCTACTCCGTCACCGTCGCCACCGACCTCCCCGAGAACGCAGACGTCCGCGCGAACGACGCCGTCCGATCGGTGGTCGACAACCTCGTGGAGAACGCCGCCGAACACAACGACGCCGACGACCCCCGCGTGACGGTCGCCGTCGACCTCCGCGAAGACGCCGTTCGGCTCGAAGTCCGGGACAACGGCCCGGGCGTCCCCGACGACGTGCTCGCGGACGCCGACGGCGGCCTCGACCTCGTGGCGACGCTCGTCGACCACTACGGCGGCGAACTCCACGTCTCCGAGAACGAGCCCCGCGGAACCGTGTTCGCCGTCGACCTCCCGCGAGCCGGCGTGGACTGA
- a CDS encoding ABC transporter substrate-binding protein, producing MPSRVNRRDVIRGLGAAGIAGLAGCAGGDGDGDGDSTTTSGGGGDTTTSGDSGGGGSSRTLMQGVLLPTTGDLGDLGGPIRDGAVLPQTVLEGETDFELDFSVQDTQTDPNAAQSAAQTLRNGGYPAVTGAASSEVTISVAENVFVPSGMVGCSPASTSPDITDLEDNGLIYRTAPTDALQGQVLAQVATEEHQASTAATMYVNNSYGQLLSESFNSAFQDQDGQVYQEVSFQKGQSSYTSRISQALNDNPDVVVVIGYPESGIQLFRDFYSDFDSDVPILVTDGLRSSSLPADVGNPLDNVTGTAPLAAGPGREFFDEQYQNEYGEEPGVFTAQAFDATATCLLANAAAGENDGAAIAQEMQNVANPGGEEVTPSTLAEGLEMAAEGTEIQYVGASSAVDFDENGDLAAATYEHFGFQEGGGIETLSEIEFSAN from the coding sequence ATGCCATCAAGAGTCAATCGGCGCGACGTCATTCGCGGCCTCGGTGCCGCAGGGATCGCCGGGCTCGCCGGCTGTGCCGGCGGCGACGGGGACGGCGACGGCGACAGCACGACGACCAGTGGCGGCGGCGGCGACACGACCACGAGCGGGGACAGCGGGGGCGGCGGCAGCAGCCGGACGCTCATGCAGGGCGTCCTCCTGCCGACGACCGGGGACCTCGGCGACCTCGGCGGCCCCATCCGCGACGGCGCCGTCCTCCCCCAGACCGTCCTCGAAGGCGAGACCGACTTCGAGCTCGACTTCTCCGTGCAGGACACCCAGACCGACCCGAACGCCGCCCAGTCCGCGGCACAGACGCTACGCAACGGCGGCTACCCGGCGGTCACGGGTGCGGCGTCCTCGGAGGTCACCATCTCCGTCGCGGAGAACGTCTTCGTCCCCTCGGGAATGGTCGGCTGCTCGCCCGCGAGCACGTCCCCCGACATCACCGACTTGGAGGACAACGGCCTCATCTACCGGACCGCGCCGACCGACGCGCTCCAGGGCCAGGTGCTCGCACAGGTCGCCACCGAGGAACACCAGGCCTCGACGGCCGCGACGATGTACGTGAACAACTCCTACGGGCAGCTGCTCTCCGAGAGCTTCAACTCGGCGTTCCAGGACCAGGACGGGCAGGTCTACCAGGAAGTGTCCTTCCAGAAGGGGCAGTCGTCGTACACCTCGCGCATCTCGCAGGCGCTCAACGACAACCCCGACGTCGTCGTCGTCATCGGCTACCCGGAGAGCGGCATCCAGCTGTTCCGTGACTTCTACTCGGACTTCGACTCGGACGTCCCGATTCTCGTCACGGACGGCCTGCGCTCGTCGAGCCTGCCGGCCGACGTCGGCAACCCCCTCGACAACGTCACGGGCACGGCGCCGCTGGCGGCCGGCCCGGGACGGGAGTTCTTCGACGAGCAGTACCAGAACGAGTACGGCGAGGAGCCCGGCGTGTTCACCGCGCAGGCGTTCGACGCCACCGCGACCTGCCTGCTCGCGAACGCCGCCGCCGGCGAGAACGACGGCGCCGCTATCGCCCAGGAGATGCAGAACGTCGCGAACCCCGGCGGCGAGGAGGTCACGCCGAGCACGCTCGCCGAGGGCCTGGAGATGGCCGCCGAGGGGACCGAAATCCAGTACGTGGGCGCGTCCAGCGCGGTCGACTTCGACGAGAACGGCGACCTCGCGGCCGCGACCTACGAGCACTTCGGCTTCCAGGAGGGCGGCGGCATCGAGACCCTCTCGGAGATCGAGTTCTCCGCGAACTGA
- a CDS encoding S49 family peptidase → MTADGSARGSVGGATIVLVVVGVVVGVAFAPQAWSYATQPDGTVAVVELHGSITGDTASSVVDDLREARQNDSIRAVVLDVDSPGGTAAASEQLYLAVKRTAGEMPVVASVTGTAASGSYYASLPADDIYVTPASVVGSVGVRATMPSEGVPAGEVVTGPDKGSGSTSQEVRQRVETLRRAFVGSVFAERGDRIELTRAEVSHAKVYAGATGVENGMADEIGGVDTAIGAAADDAGLDDYEVVRMEAPQLSVLSQLGLSADGEPADATTEQVFEYRGVDTVQYLMLHGTIETQAAGTGVTANASA, encoded by the coding sequence GTGACTGCGGACGGCTCGGCGCGCGGGAGCGTGGGCGGCGCGACAATCGTGCTCGTCGTGGTCGGCGTCGTCGTCGGCGTGGCGTTCGCGCCGCAGGCGTGGAGCTACGCCACCCAGCCGGACGGCACCGTCGCGGTCGTGGAGCTCCACGGCTCCATCACCGGCGACACCGCGAGCTCGGTCGTCGACGACCTCCGGGAGGCCCGCCAGAACGACTCCATCCGGGCGGTCGTACTGGACGTGGACAGCCCCGGCGGCACCGCTGCGGCGAGCGAACAGCTCTACCTCGCGGTGAAACGCACCGCCGGCGAGATGCCCGTGGTGGCGAGCGTCACCGGCACCGCGGCCTCGGGGTCGTACTACGCGTCGCTGCCCGCCGACGACATCTACGTCACGCCGGCGTCGGTCGTCGGGAGCGTCGGCGTCCGCGCGACCATGCCGTCTGAGGGCGTGCCTGCCGGCGAGGTCGTCACCGGCCCCGACAAGGGGTCGGGCTCGACTTCCCAGGAGGTCCGCCAGCGCGTGGAGACGCTGCGACGCGCGTTCGTCGGCTCCGTGTTCGCGGAGCGCGGCGACCGCATCGAGCTGACGCGGGCGGAAGTCTCGCACGCGAAGGTGTACGCGGGCGCCACCGGCGTCGAGAACGGGATGGCGGACGAAATCGGCGGCGTCGACACCGCCATCGGAGCGGCGGCCGACGACGCCGGCCTCGACGACTACGAGGTCGTCCGCATGGAAGCGCCCCAGCTGTCCGTGCTCTCACAGCTCGGGCTGTCGGCGGACGGCGAGCCCGCGGACGCGACAACCGAGCAGGTGTTCGAGTACCGCGGCGTCGACACCGTCCAGTACCTGATGCTGCACGGGACGATCGAGACGCAGGCCGCCGGAACGGGGGTGACCGCGAATGCGAGTGCGTGA
- a CDS encoding phosphoribosylamine--glycine ligase, with the protein MEPRNVLFVSADAALVGDVAWQVHEEGHDVKYYIEADSDQEIADGFVPKSDDWRADVDWADVVVFDDIWVGDSVGTGALAEELRADGHAVVGGTPNTDRLEEDRGYAMEVLEENGVNTIEHEEFTDFQAGIQHVRENPGPYVVKPLGEVQNVKRLLYVGNDADGSDVIDVLRAYEKAWGHRMKGFQLQRKVEGVEVAVCGFFNGNEFVEPVNFNFEHKRLFPGNIGPSTGEMGTSMFWSRRNDLFERTLGRLEGWLADEGYVGSIDLNCIVNGTGVYPLEFTPRFGYPTITLQEEAIESSTGEFFYDLANGRDPEFDVHDGYQVGVRVVLPPFPFDDEATYDENSRNAAIVFASDEDGGATTPPPGVHIEDAKRVNGQWRVAGESGMPLVVTGKGETMQEAQQQAYERVEDVLVPNLYYRDDIGDRWVEGDGDRLQAWDYLGPAGE; encoded by the coding sequence ATGGAACCGAGGAACGTCCTGTTCGTCTCTGCGGACGCCGCGCTCGTCGGTGACGTCGCCTGGCAGGTCCACGAAGAGGGCCACGACGTCAAGTACTACATCGAGGCCGACTCCGACCAGGAGATCGCGGACGGCTTCGTCCCGAAGAGCGACGACTGGCGAGCGGACGTCGACTGGGCGGACGTCGTCGTTTTCGACGATATCTGGGTCGGGGATAGTGTCGGCACTGGAGCACTCGCGGAAGAACTGCGAGCGGACGGCCACGCGGTCGTCGGCGGCACGCCGAACACCGACCGGCTGGAGGAGGACCGCGGGTACGCGATGGAAGTGCTGGAGGAGAACGGCGTGAACACCATCGAGCACGAGGAGTTCACTGACTTCCAGGCGGGCATCCAGCACGTCCGGGAGAACCCCGGACCGTACGTCGTGAAGCCGCTCGGCGAGGTCCAGAACGTCAAGCGGCTGCTGTACGTCGGCAACGACGCCGACGGCAGCGACGTCATCGACGTGCTGCGCGCGTACGAGAAGGCGTGGGGCCACCGCATGAAGGGGTTCCAGCTCCAGCGCAAGGTCGAGGGCGTCGAGGTCGCGGTCTGCGGGTTCTTCAACGGGAACGAGTTCGTCGAGCCCGTGAACTTCAACTTCGAGCACAAGCGGCTGTTCCCCGGGAACATCGGCCCCTCGACGGGGGAGATGGGGACGAGCATGTTCTGGTCGCGGCGCAACGACCTCTTCGAGCGCACGCTCGGGCGACTGGAGGGGTGGCTCGCCGACGAGGGCTACGTCGGCAGCATCGACCTCAACTGCATCGTCAACGGCACCGGCGTCTACCCGCTGGAGTTCACGCCGCGCTTCGGCTACCCCACAATCACCCTCCAGGAGGAGGCCATCGAGTCCTCCACGGGGGAGTTCTTCTACGACCTCGCGAACGGCCGCGACCCCGAGTTCGACGTCCACGACGGCTACCAGGTCGGCGTGCGCGTCGTGCTGCCGCCGTTCCCCTTCGACGACGAGGCGACATACGACGAGAACTCTCGGAACGCCGCCATCGTGTTCGCCTCCGACGAGGACGGCGGTGCGACCACGCCGCCGCCCGGCGTGCACATCGAGGATGCTAAACGGGTGAACGGCCAGTGGCGCGTCGCCGGCGAGTCCGGGATGCCGCTGGTCGTCACCGGGAAAGGCGAGACGATGCAGGAAGCCCAACAGCAGGCCTACGAGCGCGTCGAGGACGTGCTCGTCCCGAACCTCTACTACCGCGACGACATCGGCGACCGCTGGGTGGAGGGCGACGGCGACCGGCTGCAGGCCTGGGACTACCTCGGGCCCGCCGGCGAATAA
- a CDS encoding outer membrane lipoprotein-sorting protein, with protein MQVTRRRAATVVALAVITLTAGCSAGLSADGSVDADAVGDTVEQRYAALNGYDATITRTVSVGDSVSEARASVAVRGEQREVRYTAGPYAGETATGSADGPVFGAAGVDAPAADSYGALAEALVRTSDVSVERVTTYDGHRTAVVELSPESNATDAQNLTRTVWVDLDREIPLKVVTSWTTAGGQPASVTVTYDDVTLYENASASAEVSA; from the coding sequence ATGCAAGTCACACGAAGGCGAGCGGCGACTGTCGTCGCCCTCGCAGTCATCACCCTGACCGCGGGCTGTTCCGCGGGGTTGTCAGCCGACGGCTCCGTCGACGCCGACGCGGTCGGGGACACGGTCGAACAGCGGTACGCCGCCCTGAACGGCTACGACGCGACTATCACGCGGACGGTCTCCGTCGGCGACAGCGTCAGCGAGGCGCGCGCGAGCGTCGCAGTCCGCGGCGAACAGCGAGAGGTAAGGTACACGGCCGGCCCGTACGCCGGCGAGACAGCCACCGGCTCCGCAGACGGTCCGGTCTTCGGTGCGGCCGGGGTCGACGCGCCGGCGGCGGATAGCTACGGCGCGCTCGCGGAAGCGCTCGTACGCACGAGCGACGTCTCCGTCGAGCGCGTGACGACCTACGACGGCCACCGGACGGCCGTCGTCGAGCTGTCCCCCGAGTCGAACGCCACTGACGCGCAGAACCTGACGCGGACGGTGTGGGTCGACCTCGACCGGGAGATCCCGTTGAAGGTCGTCACGTCCTGGACGACCGCGGGCGGCCAGCCGGCCTCCGTCACGGTCACGTACGACGACGTGACCCTCTACGAGAACGCGTCCGCGAGCGCGGAGGTGTCCGCGTGA
- a CDS encoding response regulator yields MDDEDEFAASVGRWLDQHWNAVVATDGEEALRRYGPHVDAVLLDRRLSDCSGDETLRRIRERDGDARVALVTALEPDLDVVDLDYDMYLEKPVDREEVVDATEELFERADYTRELRAMYALSSKVAELEARYDEAELVDDERFQRLQEELERVREQASEQPGADAEMGELLQVVEDANR; encoded by the coding sequence GTGGACGACGAGGACGAGTTCGCGGCCTCCGTCGGCCGCTGGCTGGACCAGCACTGGAACGCGGTCGTGGCGACGGACGGCGAGGAGGCCCTCCGTAGGTACGGCCCGCACGTCGACGCCGTGCTGCTCGACCGCCGGCTGTCAGACTGCTCCGGCGACGAGACGCTCCGACGAATCCGGGAGCGCGACGGCGACGCACGCGTCGCGCTGGTGACCGCCCTGGAGCCGGACCTCGACGTCGTCGACCTCGATTACGACATGTACCTCGAGAAGCCCGTGGACCGCGAGGAAGTCGTCGACGCCACCGAGGAGCTCTTCGAGCGCGCTGACTACACCCGAGAGCTGCGGGCGATGTACGCGCTGAGCTCGAAAGTGGCCGAGCTAGAGGCGCGATACGACGAGGCCGAACTCGTGGACGACGAGCGGTTCCAGCGACTGCAGGAGGAGCTAGAGCGCGTCCGCGAGCAGGCGTCCGAGCAGCCCGGCGCCGACGCCGAGATGGGCGAACTGCTGCAGGTCGTCGAGGACGCGAACCGGTAG
- a CDS encoding FAD-dependent oxidoreductase, whose protein sequence is MRVVVLGGGYAGVVLTDKLEDRLPADVDLVVVDETGEHLVQHELHRAIRRPEFAGDIVVPLDDIFDRTRVEVATVESVDRDAREIALADGTSLEYDVAAVCLGAASAFYGLPGVEEHAVPLKRLSDASQIRSEFEALAESGGGTVVVGGAGLSGVQTAGELAAFAREENAAVDVVLLEQLDSVAPSFPERFQRAVRDELDREGVDVRTGVTVSRATDEAVETESGDVPYDVFVWTGGIRGPDALDGERVDVRADFSVDDRTVAVGDAARVVDSEGAAVPASAQAAVREARVAARNVETLVADAREHEDGFRPRLEQYTFDSPGWLVSVGDGAVAQVGPTVFRGTAARAAKSGVGASYLAAAGGAREAVALLSEEFGAAGDRE, encoded by the coding sequence ATGCGCGTCGTCGTGCTCGGCGGTGGCTACGCGGGCGTCGTCCTGACCGACAAACTGGAAGACAGGCTGCCGGCCGACGTCGACCTCGTGGTGGTCGACGAGACCGGCGAACACCTGGTCCAGCACGAGCTCCACCGCGCGATTCGCCGCCCGGAGTTCGCCGGCGACATCGTCGTGCCGCTGGACGACATCTTCGACCGGACGCGCGTGGAGGTCGCGACCGTGGAGTCCGTCGACCGGGACGCTCGGGAAATCGCGCTCGCGGACGGCACCAGTCTCGAATACGACGTGGCGGCGGTCTGTCTCGGCGCGGCGTCGGCGTTCTACGGGCTGCCGGGCGTCGAGGAGCACGCGGTCCCGTTGAAGCGGCTGTCGGACGCCTCGCAGATTCGGAGCGAGTTCGAGGCGCTCGCCGAATCCGGCGGCGGCACGGTCGTCGTCGGTGGCGCCGGCCTCTCCGGCGTGCAGACTGCGGGCGAACTCGCGGCGTTCGCGCGGGAAGAGAACGCCGCCGTCGACGTGGTGTTGCTCGAACAGCTCGACTCGGTAGCGCCGTCGTTCCCGGAGCGCTTCCAGCGGGCGGTCCGCGACGAGCTCGACCGCGAGGGCGTCGACGTGCGCACCGGTGTCACTGTCTCGCGAGCGACTGACGAGGCCGTCGAGACCGAGAGCGGCGACGTGCCGTACGACGTGTTCGTGTGGACTGGCGGCATCCGCGGCCCGGACGCCCTCGACGGGGAGCGCGTGGACGTCCGCGCGGACTTCTCCGTGGACGACCGCACCGTCGCCGTCGGAGACGCGGCGCGGGTCGTCGACAGCGAGGGGGCGGCCGTTCCGGCGTCCGCGCAGGCGGCCGTCCGCGAGGCGAGAGTCGCGGCGCGGAACGTAGAGACGCTCGTCGCGGACGCCCGCGAGCACGAAGACGGCTTCCGGCCGCGGCTGGAGCAGTACACGTTCGACTCGCCGGGCTGGCTGGTGAGCGTCGGGGACGGCGCAGTCGCGCAGGTCGGCCCGACCGTGTTCCGTGGGACCGCGGCGAGGGCGGCGAAATCCGGCGTCGGGGCGAGCTACCTCGCGGCCGCGGGCGGCGCCCGCGAGGCAGTCGCGCTGCTCAGCGAGGAGTTCGGCGCGGCCGGGGACCGCGAGTAG